One Patescibacteria group bacterium genomic window, AGTTAACTTTGGCCTCTTTCCTTTCGGCAAGACCAGCTTTGTAAAGCTGTAAAAATATCCACTGCGTCCATTTGTAATATTCTGGTTGGTAGGTTCTAACTTCGCAACTCCAATCATAACCATGACCTATGGCTTTAAACTGTTCGTCACGAAAACGGTCGCATAACTCCTCCATAAGCTCTTGAGGGTGTCTTCCCACTTTTAGAGCGTAATTTTCGCCATGAATACCAAAGGCATCAAAGCCCATGGGCTGAAACACTTCGAACCCCTGCATTCTTTTGTAGCGCCCAATGATGTCACTTCCGGTTGAAGCATAAGCGTGCCCCACATGCATCCGAGCGCCCGAAGGGTACGGGAACATCCAAAGGTTATAGAAAGGTTTTTTGGCATGCTCAATATTACACTTATATAAGTCTGTCTTGTCCCACACGGAACTCCACTTTTTTTCCATTTCCGCAAAATCGTACGAGGCGTTATTCATGGCTTTAATTTAGGTTAAACCTAAACTATTGTCAACCGCTGGGAGAGGTGATAGTATTTCCCCACTCCCCCGCTTTAAGACATGAAAATTAACTTACATAAAAAAAGCACTCCCAAATATATTTCACTTAACAAAATTGTTTTGGAAGCCAAAAAAGCCGGTGTCGATTTTGGGAAAGGAGACCCTTATAACAGACTTCGCTATTACACAAAAATTGGAATTTTTCCCAACATGGTACGAGTAAAAAGCGCTGGTCACTACCCCGAAAGCGCTTTAAAAAAGCTCATTAGAATAGAAACACTCAAGGGGCAAGGAATTGAAAACGACAGAATTAAACGAATTTTAGAGGGCGAACAGCTGACTTTTTTATTTGATCCCGAAACCAGAACCCGCCTTGCAAAATACGCCATAGGATTTATTTTTGGAATTCTATTTTCCGTTGGGTCTTTGTATTCACTAAATACCGGAATTAAGTCGCTAGGACAGAACGCTAAAATTGACTCGGCAAAAACTGGATCGTATTTAGCCCCCGAAAACAGCGAGAAGGTTTTTGTTTTTGACAAAAGAGTCAACCAAAATTCCGTGGTTTTTGTAACCTTTACAACTCCCTACTCTCCAGCATCAGGTTACTTTGTTTCGGCAATTGTTCCAAGTGTTGGTTTTGAATTAAGTTTTTCCTCCAATA contains:
- a CDS encoding MerR family transcriptional regulator — translated: MKINLHKKSTPKYISLNKIVLEAKKAGVDFGKGDPYNRLRYYTKIGIFPNMVRVKSAGHYPESALKKLIRIETLKGQGIENDRIKRILEGEQLTFLFDPETRTRLAKYAIGFIFGILFSVGSLYSLNTGIKSLGQNAKIDSAKTGSYLAPENSEKVFVFDKRVNQNSVVFVTFTTPYSPASGYFVSAIVPSVGFELSFSSNILKSAKFNYYIAD